One stretch of Lachnospiraceae bacterium oral taxon 096 DNA includes these proteins:
- a CDS encoding ATP-dependent DNA helicase RecQ has product MDDYMEVFLKCIEGDIDSTKASELIRQQADAFLLSEKIKEYEKAILCLTYFIRYCQYNTGKINGNDLMLFLRDFVLYVGRVRFPRLIQDAVRHDGSKLGLFVASDGAVDATVIIPEALKEQKTYIEEVYSLSEVEIQSNRTSFGDDYIYKFTKFKKYCSLEQKVAVHSAIDLPDNYTLMISLPTGGGKSLVTQLLAATEAKLTLVIVPTVSLAKDQCLQAKSCITDKVACDSVFCYQGDSDNSAIISGIKNKTARLIFTSPEAVIKSIYFNNAIREAAKDGYLHNIVIDEAHIVPDWGVHFRPDFQIFSVILNELQEASRKHIRTYLLSATLSDDVVDVLFSLFGSDGNNIQYRCDALRPEPRYIIKEYRNYDERVNAVIEMIKYVPKPLIVYVIEPDTANKYCKQLRSMGFTNVFSYTGDTSDMDRKLLLEKWKANEFDVMIATSAFGMGVDKNNVRTIIHACVPENLSRFYQEVGRGGRDGLPSLSIMAVFTSKDDSRNDLSVAFGLVNKSILKKENLLIRLDSILKDQRTLIEGDIIIVNVNTVPNSFTDDEAQYAGMRNMFWNTNMLLLLHRKGYIRITHVSYDAQQKTYIFTLKILDVALLYDKDRLGEKIASDRQNEYDMRVSGYHKMADIVHHPKAKCWGRQFVSLFSLAEPICSGCPAHEGRTSAIEDRIRIRLKSEVDCEVSELSRLLKRYMGPLTDLLVPINDYRDLDIDLIGEKAKKLNVSCVVYPDGCEPTREVGCLFFSHSEFIVVASKVAWIMRNGLFIILSDNANNNNIIFEAANKNGIEYYRKVWCCKIDTMILSRNRTIHDFLNCRTCNLETI; this is encoded by the coding sequence ATGGATGATTATATGGAAGTATTTCTGAAATGCATAGAAGGCGATATAGATAGCACTAAAGCGTCAGAACTTATAAGACAACAGGCGGATGCTTTTTTGCTGTCTGAAAAAATAAAAGAGTATGAAAAAGCAATATTATGTTTGACCTATTTTATTCGGTATTGTCAGTACAATACTGGAAAAATAAATGGAAATGATTTGATGTTGTTTCTAAGAGATTTTGTGCTTTATGTGGGGAGAGTTCGATTCCCAAGGCTTATTCAGGATGCTGTACGACATGATGGGAGTAAATTGGGCTTGTTTGTTGCAAGTGATGGTGCTGTTGATGCAACTGTTATAATTCCAGAGGCTTTGAAAGAGCAAAAGACATACATAGAGGAAGTTTACTCATTATCAGAGGTGGAGATACAGAGCAACCGAACTTCATTCGGAGATGATTACATCTATAAGTTTACGAAGTTTAAAAAATACTGTTCTTTAGAGCAGAAAGTAGCTGTACATAGTGCTATAGATTTGCCGGATAATTATACCCTAATGATTTCGCTTCCCACAGGTGGTGGTAAGAGTCTGGTGACTCAGCTTTTAGCAGCTACTGAGGCAAAACTGACATTGGTAATAGTTCCAACAGTTTCTCTTGCGAAAGACCAGTGTTTACAGGCAAAGAGCTGCATTACGGATAAAGTGGCCTGTGATAGTGTTTTCTGTTATCAAGGAGACTCAGATAATAGTGCTATTATATCGGGAATTAAAAATAAAACAGCGAGATTGATATTCACATCCCCAGAAGCAGTAATTAAGAGTATATATTTTAATAATGCAATAAGAGAAGCGGCAAAGGATGGATACCTGCATAATATTGTAATTGATGAAGCTCATATAGTTCCTGACTGGGGTGTACACTTTAGACCAGATTTTCAGATTTTTTCAGTAATACTGAATGAACTGCAAGAGGCTTCAAGGAAGCATATTAGAACATATTTGCTTTCTGCTACATTATCGGATGATGTAGTTGATGTGTTATTTTCATTGTTTGGTAGCGATGGTAACAATATACAGTATAGATGCGATGCATTAAGACCGGAACCAAGATACATCATAAAAGAATACAGAAATTATGATGAGAGAGTAAATGCAGTAATAGAGATGATTAAGTATGTGCCTAAACCTTTGATTGTATATGTGATTGAACCGGATACGGCTAATAAGTATTGTAAACAACTTAGAAGTATGGGATTTACCAATGTTTTCTCTTATACGGGAGATACTTCAGATATGGATAGGAAACTACTTTTGGAGAAATGGAAAGCCAATGAATTTGATGTAATGATTGCTACATCTGCATTTGGTATGGGCGTTGACAAGAACAATGTAAGAACTATTATTCATGCATGTGTGCCAGAAAATCTCAGTAGATTTTATCAGGAAGTAGGAAGAGGTGGTCGTGATGGCTTGCCATCATTAAGCATTATGGCGGTGTTTACATCAAAAGATGACAGCAGAAATGATTTATCTGTAGCTTTTGGATTGGTCAATAAGAGTATTCTGAAGAAAGAGAATCTATTGATTCGATTAGATAGTATTTTAAAAGACCAGAGAACGCTGATTGAAGGCGATATAATTATAGTGAATGTAAATACAGTACCCAATTCCTTTACTGATGATGAAGCTCAATATGCTGGTATGCGTAATATGTTCTGGAATACTAATATGCTGTTGTTACTACATAGGAAAGGATATATCAGAATAACTCATGTATCTTATGATGCTCAACAGAAAACATATATCTTTACATTGAAAATACTTGATGTTGCCCTGCTCTATGATAAAGATAGACTGGGAGAAAAAATTGCTTCAGACCGTCAAAATGAATATGATATGCGAGTAAGTGGATATCATAAGATGGCTGATATTGTACATCATCCAAAGGCGAAATGTTGGGGAAGGCAGTTTGTTTCTTTGTTTTCGCTTGCAGAGCCAATATGCAGCGGATGCCCAGCACATGAAGGAAGGACTTCTGCAATAGAAGATAGGATAAGAATAAGATTGAAATCTGAAGTTGATTGCGAGGTGTCGGAGCTGTCAAGACTTCTTAAAAGATATATGGGACCTCTTACAGATTTGCTTGTTCCGATAAATGATTATCGTGATTTAGATATAGATCTGATAGGGGAAAAGGCAAAGAAACTAAATGTTTCCTGTGTGGTTTATCCAGATGGATGTGAACCAACAAGAGAGGTAGGGTGTTTGTTTTTCTCTCACAGTGAGTTTATAGTGGTAGCATCTAAAGTTGCATGGATTATGAGAAATGGATTGTTCATTATTCTATCAGACAATGCCAATAATAATAATATAATTTTTGAGGCGGCTAATAAGAATGGTATTGAGTATTATAGAAAAGTCTGGTGTTGCAAAATAGATACTATGATTCTAAGTAGGAATAGAACGATTCATGATTTTCTCAATTGTAGGACTTGCAATTTAGAGACCATTTAA
- a CDS encoding DEAD/DEAH box helicase family protein, giving the protein MIKHSVGLERIKEYIVYKIDEDYFEDISEFAGLIIVFGGYYMKVGQYVRCPIVFEENDTYFPRNFVLGKITSINDLSGEIDVKIYDLKDSKRFYVHAFEKCKFAIDKVRRCGATKGAPVVTPDGRGKILSKKIEQTEDAMYEYYVMLFNGEINSYSEDILEIEYSASDYQPLKQMMQYEFQNPTWYANRLHVSNNMHMVNNTVYGFKELAGCRTYLMEHQISTIVRAFESRPIRYMLADEVGLGKTIEAASIIKILLSETQNLRVLYIVPAALAQQWLNELKYKFNINALIGDAMASYAKHLIFSLEDLDEYCDVMDRKWDILLVDETHRLLSQNEKYDLVLQLSKRVPNALFLSATPIQDRKEEYLKLLSLLQPDQYCRMTVKEFGSILARQKKIQRRVNAMLIHMNQYEDYKEDTLDKLTELAEELDDIHLSKIIDSVNISDNDGGQKYAEQALSYISENYRIERNVIRNRRNYINEALGQRKIYENGYDVKNADDNYSEQNVYYALLEYISGKIEGDSIDADKLYLLLQAMFSSPWALKDVVDELGIDDQDLLANLGLWITQGDDEINQAEYLLDENPDDIKGRLLHVIDFIEQEVRITKDNNGKVVIFSEFPATLWKLGELLEKRDINAVCFTANMLQQELEDSVYDFQNNEECRVILCDVTGGEGRNFQNADWVIHVDLPWTANAIEQRIGRLDRLGRDKNHMQVNSVVFYGKGTIEEQLFCIWNEGLNLFTKSLSGLEIITAELNEKISNAIFEDVHTGLGNALSEIIDMTEEVCDTVEEEQLYDSGSVIYRPLSLAVKQMLSTYSGGESDLFQSSMLGWAMQVGLGSSVSKAGVVQFAASMFKERAAIQSLFIPPAWELYDDTPIVRKEGRILGTFDRSTAIKREDLLFYAPGDPVFDSIIGNAVDSSRGRCCVFANMAPFNFTGFACIYNVEPEINYLYDNGIPIQLLSQFRMYLPMKQIIVFVSICKGDNVSDEKLIDYIFEKRNVQNADHIGQRSGKRGEMSPLERFMEEYPESEWQETVRKIGKISMDKAKKKAIKLADLSGAKREIDRIVSGYESEYIYLGKDMDNLKSIKSQYEAVYYALSNPVISLDSISLMFLSRR; this is encoded by the coding sequence ATGATAAAGCATAGCGTTGGACTTGAAAGAATAAAAGAGTACATCGTTTATAAAATAGATGAGGATTACTTTGAAGATATAAGCGAATTCGCTGGACTTATTATTGTATTTGGAGGTTATTACATGAAAGTCGGACAATATGTGAGATGCCCAATTGTATTTGAAGAGAATGATACTTACTTTCCGCGTAACTTTGTCTTGGGAAAGATTACTTCGATAAATGATCTTTCGGGTGAAATAGATGTGAAAATTTACGACCTGAAGGACAGTAAGAGGTTTTATGTGCATGCCTTTGAAAAGTGTAAGTTCGCCATTGATAAGGTAAGGAGATGTGGTGCGACAAAAGGTGCACCTGTTGTTACCCCTGACGGAAGGGGAAAAATCCTTTCCAAAAAGATTGAACAAACAGAAGATGCAATGTACGAATATTATGTTATGCTTTTCAACGGTGAAATTAATTCTTATTCTGAGGATATATTGGAAATAGAATATTCTGCATCAGACTATCAACCATTAAAGCAGATGATGCAATATGAGTTTCAGAATCCAACATGGTATGCAAATAGGCTCCATGTAAGTAATAATATGCACATGGTTAATAATACTGTGTATGGTTTTAAGGAGCTTGCTGGATGCAGGACATATTTGATGGAACACCAGATAAGCACTATTGTAAGGGCATTTGAATCAAGACCTATTCGGTATATGTTGGCTGATGAGGTAGGACTTGGAAAGACTATAGAAGCCGCTTCAATAATCAAGATATTGTTGTCAGAAACACAGAACTTAAGGGTATTATACATTGTTCCGGCTGCATTAGCACAACAATGGTTAAATGAGTTGAAGTATAAGTTTAACATAAATGCATTGATTGGTGATGCAATGGCTTCATATGCAAAGCATCTAATATTTTCACTTGAAGATTTGGATGAGTATTGTGATGTTATGGACAGAAAGTGGGATATACTGCTTGTGGATGAGACTCACAGGCTTTTATCACAAAATGAGAAGTACGATTTGGTTCTCCAACTTAGCAAAAGAGTACCTAATGCTCTATTTTTGAGTGCAACGCCTATTCAGGATCGTAAAGAAGAGTATCTGAAACTATTGTCTTTATTGCAGCCTGATCAGTATTGTCGCATGACGGTTAAGGAATTTGGATCCATTTTGGCAAGGCAGAAGAAGATACAAAGGCGTGTCAATGCGATGTTGATACACATGAACCAATACGAAGATTATAAAGAGGATACTTTGGATAAACTAACTGAACTTGCTGAAGAATTGGATGATATACACCTTAGCAAGATAATTGATAGTGTAAATATTTCTGATAACGATGGCGGACAGAAATATGCAGAACAGGCATTGTCATATATTTCAGAAAATTATCGGATAGAGAGAAATGTAATACGAAATCGGCGAAATTATATAAATGAGGCGTTAGGACAAAGAAAAATCTATGAGAATGGTTATGATGTAAAGAATGCTGATGACAACTATTCCGAGCAGAATGTTTATTATGCTCTTCTTGAATACATTTCAGGAAAAATAGAAGGAGATAGCATAGACGCTGATAAACTATATTTGTTGCTTCAGGCTATGTTTAGTTCACCTTGGGCACTTAAGGATGTCGTAGATGAATTGGGCATAGATGATCAGGATCTGCTTGCAAATCTTGGGTTGTGGATTACACAGGGTGATGATGAGATTAATCAAGCTGAGTATCTCCTCGATGAGAATCCTGATGATATAAAAGGTAGATTGCTTCATGTGATTGATTTTATAGAACAGGAAGTAAGAATCACCAAGGACAATAATGGGAAGGTTGTGATTTTTTCTGAATTTCCTGCAACGCTTTGGAAATTAGGAGAATTGCTGGAAAAGAGAGATATTAACGCTGTTTGCTTCACAGCTAATATGCTTCAGCAAGAGTTAGAAGATAGTGTTTATGACTTCCAGAATAACGAGGAGTGCCGTGTTATTCTTTGCGATGTAACAGGCGGTGAAGGACGAAACTTCCAAAATGCGGACTGGGTGATCCATGTTGATTTACCATGGACGGCCAATGCAATCGAACAACGAATTGGTAGACTGGATAGATTGGGCAGAGATAAGAATCATATGCAGGTAAATTCGGTGGTGTTCTATGGGAAAGGAACGATAGAGGAACAGTTATTCTGCATATGGAATGAAGGATTAAATCTTTTTACCAAATCATTGAGTGGACTTGAAATCATTACTGCCGAACTTAATGAGAAAATATCGAATGCAATTTTTGAGGATGTGCATACGGGACTGGGAAATGCACTGTCAGAAATCATAGATATGACAGAAGAGGTATGCGACACTGTTGAGGAAGAGCAACTATATGATTCAGGTAGTGTTATCTATAGACCTCTTTCGTTAGCAGTTAAGCAGATGCTGTCAACATATAGTGGTGGTGAAAGTGACCTGTTCCAATCATCAATGTTAGGGTGGGCTATGCAGGTTGGTTTGGGCAGTTCTGTGTCAAAAGCTGGGGTGGTTCAATTTGCTGCGTCAATGTTTAAAGAAAGAGCTGCGATACAGTCGCTCTTTATCCCTCCAGCTTGGGAACTATACGATGATACGCCTATTGTAAGAAAAGAGGGTAGGATACTGGGAACATTTGACCGATCTACAGCAATCAAAAGAGAGGATCTGTTGTTTTATGCACCAGGAGATCCTGTTTTTGATAGTATCATTGGAAATGCAGTTGATAGCAGCAGAGGTCGTTGTTGTGTGTTTGCAAACATGGCTCCGTTTAACTTTACGGGATTTGCTTGCATCTACAATGTAGAGCCAGAAATTAATTATCTCTATGATAATGGGATCCCGATTCAGCTCTTGTCTCAGTTTAGAATGTACCTGCCGATGAAGCAGATAATAGTATTTGTTTCCATATGCAAAGGAGACAATGTATCTGATGAAAAACTTATAGATTACATCTTTGAAAAAAGAAATGTCCAAAATGCTGATCATATTGGACAACGCTCAGGTAAAAGGGGAGAGATGTCTCCATTAGAGAGATTTATGGAAGAATACCCTGAGAGTGAGTGGCAGGAAACTGTGAGAAAAATAGGAAAAATATCGATGGATAAGGCTAAGAAGAAAGCGATCAAATTGGCGGATTTAAGTGGGGCCAAGAGAGAGATAGATCGTATCGTTAGTGGATATGAGTCTGAATATATATATTTGGGAAAAGATATGGACAATCTTAAATCAATCAAATCTCAGTATGAAGCAGTATATTATGCTTTGTCTAATCCGGTGATTTCATTAGATTCGATATCCTTAATGTTTTTATCGAGGCGGTAG
- a CDS encoding UvrD-helicase domain-containing protein, producing MAKFIGSDLQSDNWGEDYLIKKLKEYFDDSYVIYRNRPIFGAQFDVCLLAPKIGIIIFEVKSWRLDTIKEVKNGDSILIKTKDAETGEEGESIENPTSQARDYVYKMRSKIRQKTGKIPLIYDMVAFPNLSKDNYDNKGIETVCEFESTILREDLDSKKAFYEKMNLGIKNHRGALSHCADFTPELMYRVRKIFETDLNIEDITIENMDLIKDAESPIKSAYSLFAYIPHSDMNDDIKKRLTKAYSVGTKLYIITEEPGDLAIIAEAIKGVIIEKGLVAEGLNLKINFEGQSKEKKISGITTFQVFNCVVYSVSPLDMGESLFVIEDGKNITEKKFVVMKQIDKMCNFNLEQYRIEHTDSTKNIVVKAGAGTGKTFTMISRIAYICHIQNCSMKEMAKRIVMITFTDDAANQMEDKIRQHFNNYYLLTGDSDCLAFINQIEGMQISTIHSYAKKIISVLGIELGYGTDISVTSGDYKIKQIIADLVDQYISQKQREYGDSYVKKLGMPIYLINKDILNILTRLHNQSIDVRQLKAENFGEMVSGGIDGEFHKLIQDIIPKVERELDIYLKKQNKIHLNNMMSTLQLCIERKENVERLIKMQTGRPQYMFVDEFQDTDDVQIDAILQIAKLLQYKLFVVGDVKQCIYRFRGAKENAFKRLGVDNSPEWQIYSLYKNYRTDAQLLDVFHSTFSDLGNRTEGGEPLLIYKENATGFNTDRLIGTRDYNRSTNPSEFYKKISIAAEEDRISAVFEEVNRIKERIKSLEGQGIALSDKDKEIAILVRENWQAEFIKQGGKEKGYEVLTNTGGDLYMSAPALDMLTLANALLHYDESDYLFAFVSSNFIGGGMSKSRMYQIRENDKKSGWKKSKIQDTSQARKLQKMIDMKLSVAEGDQWKNWNNIIRALRVMPVLQVMRKIYSILKPWVHYGQDSKWKRDNYRLNVDMLLEELIKAANMDSLSINSLVDRLTANIVGVKNVDSRLPDAKGQECVIKCVTVHKSKGLEYGSVILPYCSDAINIMKQSTINVSVVNESGIKVGYQIKTKTDDDRYQDIYQNDYFDESMEKSERMREETRILYVAMTRAIRTFSWIALNGKNGKCWQNLIWEDKNNGL from the coding sequence ATGGCAAAGTTTATTGGCTCGGATCTTCAGAGTGATAACTGGGGAGAGGATTATTTGATAAAGAAATTGAAGGAATACTTTGATGATTCTTATGTGATATATAGAAACCGTCCCATATTTGGTGCTCAATTTGATGTATGCCTTCTCGCTCCCAAAATAGGCATCATCATTTTTGAAGTTAAGTCATGGAGACTGGACACCATAAAGGAAGTAAAAAATGGTGATTCGATTTTGATTAAGACAAAAGATGCAGAAACTGGTGAAGAGGGAGAGAGTATAGAAAACCCTACTTCTCAAGCCAGAGATTATGTATATAAAATGCGTAGCAAAATTCGGCAAAAGACCGGAAAGATACCTTTAATCTATGATATGGTAGCCTTTCCTAATCTATCAAAAGACAATTATGATAACAAAGGCATAGAAACGGTCTGTGAATTTGAATCTACGATTTTGAGAGAAGATCTTGATTCCAAGAAAGCCTTTTACGAGAAAATGAATCTTGGAATCAAAAACCATAGGGGTGCATTGAGTCATTGTGCTGATTTTACCCCAGAGTTAATGTATAGAGTTCGGAAGATATTTGAAACAGATTTGAATATTGAGGATATAACGATAGAGAACATGGATTTGATAAAGGATGCAGAAAGCCCTATCAAATCGGCGTATTCTTTGTTTGCCTATATTCCACATTCTGATATGAATGATGACATAAAGAAAAGGCTGACTAAGGCATACAGTGTGGGAACAAAGCTTTATATCATAACGGAAGAGCCAGGAGATTTGGCGATAATAGCGGAGGCTATTAAGGGTGTAATCATTGAAAAAGGACTTGTTGCAGAAGGCTTAAATCTAAAAATCAACTTTGAAGGGCAGAGCAAGGAAAAGAAGATCTCAGGGATAACAACATTCCAAGTGTTTAATTGTGTGGTATATTCGGTGTCTCCGTTGGATATGGGGGAATCGTTATTTGTCATTGAAGACGGAAAAAACATTACCGAGAAAAAGTTTGTGGTAATGAAGCAAATTGACAAAATGTGCAATTTCAATCTTGAACAGTATAGGATTGAACATACAGATTCCACTAAAAATATTGTCGTCAAGGCCGGTGCCGGAACAGGAAAGACCTTCACGATGATTTCAAGGATTGCATACATATGTCATATCCAAAACTGCTCCATGAAGGAAATGGCAAAAAGAATTGTAATGATTACATTTACTGATGATGCTGCTAATCAGATGGAAGATAAGATCAGGCAGCATTTCAATAATTACTATCTGCTTACAGGAGATAGTGACTGCCTTGCCTTTATCAATCAGATAGAGGGAATGCAGATAAGTACAATTCACTCATATGCGAAGAAAATCATCTCTGTTCTTGGAATTGAGTTAGGATATGGAACAGACATATCGGTTACTTCTGGTGACTATAAGATAAAGCAGATTATAGCTGATTTAGTTGACCAATATATATCTCAAAAACAGAGGGAATATGGTGATTCATATGTTAAGAAACTTGGGATGCCAATTTATCTGATTAACAAGGATATACTGAACATTCTTACAAGGCTTCATAATCAGAGTATAGATGTGAGACAGTTGAAAGCAGAAAATTTTGGAGAAATGGTTTCCGGAGGAATTGATGGAGAGTTTCATAAACTTATTCAGGATATCATCCCCAAGGTTGAGAGGGAATTGGACATATATTTAAAGAAGCAGAATAAAATTCATTTGAATAATATGATGTCTACGCTTCAGTTATGTATTGAAAGGAAAGAAAATGTTGAAAGACTTATAAAAATGCAGACTGGAAGACCGCAGTATATGTTTGTTGATGAGTTCCAGGATACTGATGATGTCCAGATTGATGCCATTTTGCAGATTGCAAAATTGTTACAGTACAAGCTGTTTGTGGTAGGCGATGTAAAGCAATGTATTTATAGGTTTAGAGGTGCCAAAGAGAATGCATTTAAGCGGCTTGGAGTAGATAATAGTCCTGAATGGCAAATATATTCTCTTTATAAAAATTATAGAACGGACGCTCAGTTGTTAGATGTATTCCATTCAACATTCTCTGATTTGGGAAACAGGACCGAGGGTGGTGAACCATTATTGATATATAAGGAAAATGCTACAGGCTTCAATACAGATAGACTGATTGGTACTCGTGATTATAACCGAAGTACAAACCCATCAGAATTTTATAAAAAGATTTCGATTGCTGCTGAGGAAGATAGGATTTCAGCGGTATTTGAGGAAGTAAACAGAATAAAAGAAAGGATCAAGAGCTTGGAAGGTCAAGGAATAGCTTTGTCAGATAAGGATAAAGAAATTGCTATTCTTGTAAGAGAAAACTGGCAAGCGGAATTTATTAAGCAGGGAGGAAAGGAGAAGGGGTATGAGGTGCTTACAAATACTGGTGGTGATTTGTATATGTCAGCACCTGCTCTTGATATGCTTACTTTGGCGAATGCACTCTTGCATTATGATGAATCCGATTATCTATTCGCCTTCGTTTCGTCCAATTTTATAGGCGGCGGAATGAGTAAATCAAGAATGTATCAGATTCGAGAGAACGATAAAAAATCTGGTTGGAAGAAATCAAAGATTCAAGATACTTCTCAAGCAAGAAAGTTACAGAAGATGATAGATATGAAACTGTCTGTTGCAGAAGGTGATCAATGGAAAAACTGGAATAATATCATCCGAGCTCTAAGAGTGATGCCGGTTCTTCAAGTGATGAGAAAAATATACAGTATTTTGAAGCCGTGGGTACATTATGGACAAGACAGCAAATGGAAGCGGGACAATTATCGACTGAATGTGGATATGCTTTTAGAAGAACTGATTAAGGCAGCAAACATGGATTCTTTGTCGATTAATTCGCTTGTGGATAGATTAACTGCGAACATAGTCGGTGTAAAAAATGTGGATAGCCGTCTTCCAGATGCAAAAGGACAAGAATGTGTTATTAAATGTGTAACTGTACATAAATCGAAAGGGTTGGAATATGGTTCAGTTATTTTACCTTACTGTTCAGATGCAATCAATATTATGAAGCAGTCTACTATTAATGTTTCTGTTGTGAATGAATCTGGAATAAAGGTCGGATATCAAATTAAAACAAAAACAGATGATGACAGATACCAGGACATATACCAGAATGATTATTTTGATGAAAGTATGGAAAAAAGCGAACGAATGAGAGAAGAAACACGTATCTTATATGTTGCAATGACGAGAGCCATAAGAACATTTTCTTGGATAGCTCTAAACGGAAAGAATGGTAAATGCTGGCAAAATCTTATATGGGAGGATAAGAATAATGGCTTATAA